The following coding sequences are from one Equus caballus isolate H_3958 breed thoroughbred chromosome 27, TB-T2T, whole genome shotgun sequence window:
- the ERI1 gene encoding 3'-5' exoribonuclease 1 isoform X5, which yields MLKESNAADSYYDYICIIDFEATCEEGNPPEFIHEIIEFPVVLLNTHTLEIEDTFQQYVRPEINTQLSDFCINLTGITQDLVDGADTFPQVLRKVVDWMKLKELGTKYKYSILTDGSWDMSKFLNIQCRLSRLKYPPFAKKWINIRKSYGNFYKVPRSQTKLTIMLEKLGMDYDGRPHSGLDDSKNIARIAVRMLQDGCELRINEKMHAGQLMSVSSSLPIEGTPAPQMPHSRK from the exons ATGTTAAAAGAGAGCAATGCTGCCGACAGTTACTATGACTACATTTGTATTATTGACTTTGAAGCCACCTGTGAAGAGGGTAACCCACCTGAGTTCATACATGAAATAATTGAATTTCCTGTCGTTTTACTGAATACTCATACTTTAGAAATA GAAGATACGTTTCAGCAGTATGTGAGACCAGAGATTAACACACAGCTTTCTGATTTCTGCATCAATCTAACTGGAATTACTCAG GATCTGGTAGACGGAGCTGATACCTTCCCTCAGGTACTAAGAAAGGTAGTTGACTGGATGAAACTGAAGGAACTAGGAACCAAGTATAAATATTCCATATTAACGGATGG ttCGTGGGATATGAGTAAGTTCCTGAACATTCAGTGCCGGCTAAGCAGGCTCAAATATCCTCCTTTTGCCAAAAAGTGGATCAATATTCGAAAGTCCTATGGAAACTTTTACAAG GTTCCTAGAAGCCAAACCAAACTGACAATAATGCTTGAGAAACTAGGAATGGATTATGATGGGCGGCCTCACAGTGGTCTTGACGATTCTAAGAACATTGCCCGAATAGCAGTTCGAATGCTTCAGGATGGGTGTGAACTCCGAATTAATGAGAAAATGCACGCAGGACAGCTAATGAGTGTGTCTTCTTCATTACCGATAGAGGGCACTCCAGCTCCACAAATGCCACATTCTAGAAAATAA